From a region of the Cenarchaeum symbiont of Oopsacas minuta genome:
- a CDS encoding ribonuclease Z, whose product MMELVFLGTASARPTPKRGLSCICLNTDMEVLIFDVGEGSQISYQKAGLKWNKKTRIFITHMHGDHCLGLLGMLQTMSLQGRTESITIFGPVGLEEFLVENMRMMGFIPKFPLAISEISCNCKVVETKEYVITACSSEHRIKAFAYLFKECDKPGEFYPKKAIQMGIPRGADWHALQHGQNITVGNNTVFASQVTGEPRKGISVGISGDTRPNKMLEKFFKECDYLVFDSTFSNEHKERAKKTGHSTAKEAATLAKDANVKTLILTHFSSRYTDVSKLLEETTGIHESVIMAEDLFRIIL is encoded by the coding sequence ATGATGGAATTAGTATTTCTTGGAACTGCATCTGCAAGACCCACACCAAAACGAGGACTCTCATGCATATGTCTTAACACAGACATGGAAGTGCTTATCTTTGATGTAGGAGAAGGTTCCCAAATCTCGTACCAAAAGGCAGGTCTGAAATGGAACAAAAAGACAAGAATATTCATTACGCATATGCATGGGGATCATTGTTTAGGACTTTTAGGTATGTTACAGACGATGTCCCTACAAGGCAGAACTGAATCTATAACAATTTTTGGTCCTGTTGGATTGGAAGAGTTTTTAGTTGAAAACATGAGGATGATGGGATTTATTCCAAAATTTCCATTGGCAATATCTGAAATATCTTGTAACTGTAAAGTGGTAGAAACCAAAGAATATGTTATTACTGCATGTAGTTCAGAGCACAGGATAAAGGCATTTGCATATCTGTTCAAAGAATGCGACAAGCCTGGTGAGTTTTATCCTAAAAAAGCAATTCAGATGGGAATTCCTCGTGGTGCAGATTGGCATGCTCTCCAACACGGTCAAAACATAACCGTTGGAAATAACACAGTTTTTGCATCACAAGTAACTGGAGAACCAAGAAAGGGTATATCAGTTGGAATATCTGGAGATACAAGACCAAATAAAATGTTGGAAAAATTCTTTAAAGAATGTGACTATCTTGTATTTGATTCAACGTTTAGCAATGAACATAAAGAGAGAGCAAAAAAAACTGGACATTCCACCGCCAAAGAGGCTGCAACTCTTGCAAAAGATGCCAATGTAAAAACACTGATACTAACACATTTCTCTTCTAGATATACTGATGTTTCAAAATTGTTAGAAGAGACAACTGGTATTCATGAATCAGTCATTATGGCTGAAGATTTGTTTAGGATTATTCTGTAG
- a CDS encoding DNA-binding protein, which translates to MPTNILRVGIDDTDSSLGMCTTYLGFKMVGRLKKRGAKFSSYPRLVRFNPNIPWKTRGNGAVGIEFSTDDVKGDIECITRMIEKNADVKNGANPAAVFCTGDVPKSIRQLGNLAMWRLVRRADAKNIVCNANLKSFHLGNGQGLVGAACVMGYDFGHDSTLEMLSYRKPHMFGRHRSIDENKVKHMQQKTAPMTFSSYDETRRRVMIAPHGPDPVLYGIRGEDAHSILAASSMVKTREKSAGYMIFQSNQGTASHLGHKLDVSSLEPYMAGTVSGVVYDAPRMLRGGHIIFKVQTADGSIPCAVYKESGMTVALLHLVAKDKVTVGGGIRPASRSRPRVLNVEFVRIHHLKTIYEKINPTCLNCHKNMKSKGSRQGFKCIKCGDRATSKKTKQVIRTLQTGMYLPDISAQRHLTRPAQRQKRTNIPRFRESFRWFYEFQKNSGE; encoded by the coding sequence ATGCCTACAAACATCTTACGTGTGGGAATAGATGACACCGATTCATCATTGGGAATGTGTACCACATATTTGGGCTTTAAGATGGTAGGGCGCCTCAAAAAGAGAGGTGCAAAATTTTCTTCATATCCACGGCTGGTACGTTTTAATCCAAACATTCCATGGAAGACACGTGGTAATGGTGCAGTCGGGATAGAGTTTTCCACTGATGATGTAAAAGGAGACATTGAATGTATAACACGCATGATCGAGAAAAATGCAGACGTGAAAAATGGAGCAAACCCTGCTGCAGTATTTTGTACAGGCGATGTTCCAAAATCTATACGGCAACTTGGAAATCTTGCCATGTGGAGACTTGTAAGACGTGCTGATGCAAAAAACATAGTATGTAATGCAAACTTGAAATCATTTCATCTAGGAAACGGCCAAGGTCTTGTCGGTGCTGCCTGCGTCATGGGATATGATTTTGGGCATGATAGTACTTTGGAGATGTTAAGTTATAGAAAACCTCACATGTTTGGAAGACATAGAAGTATCGACGAAAATAAAGTAAAACATATGCAACAAAAAACAGCTCCAATGACATTCAGTAGTTATGATGAAACGCGCCGTCGCGTTATGATCGCCCCACATGGTCCGGATCCGGTTTTGTACGGAATACGTGGAGAAGATGCACACTCGATTCTTGCAGCATCTTCTATGGTAAAGACTAGGGAAAAATCTGCTGGATATATGATATTTCAATCAAACCAAGGAACGGCTAGCCATCTTGGACATAAACTTGATGTCAGCTCACTAGAACCGTATATGGCTGGAACTGTATCCGGCGTTGTATATGATGCACCACGAATGCTGCGTGGAGGGCATATCATCTTTAAAGTTCAAACTGCAGACGGCTCTATACCGTGCGCTGTCTACAAGGAATCTGGCATGACAGTCGCCCTTTTGCATCTTGTTGCAAAAGATAAAGTCACTGTTGGTGGCGGCATTAGACCTGCCTCTAGATCTAGACCACGTGTCCTAAATGTGGAATTTGTTAGAATACATCATCTCAAAACCATATATGAAAAGATAAACCCCACATGTCTGAACTGTCACAAAAACATGAAATCAAAAGGATCTAGACAGGGATTCAAATGCATCAAATGCGGAGATCGTGCAACATCAAAGAAAACAAAACAGGTTATACGCACATTGCAAACAGGTATGTATCTGCCTGATATATCAGCACAGCGGCATCTAACACGCCCAGCACAACGCCAAAAACGTACCAATATACCAAGATTTAGAGAGTCGTTTAGATGGTTTTACGAATTTCAGAAAAATAGCGGGGAGTAG
- a CDS encoding molecular chaperone DnaJ, translating to MQESNYDILGISENASKKEIQEAFRRLALLHHADRGGNEEQFKKIKQSYEDIKQGKKYPAADSEKKQQSRVYSGDDEEETRRRNHILAEEISEQMKLAQEWTAAISRANSTGRHLFGSKVLGEMEFEIKANGTLSIKGNMMAGNFEYNGSIIMQGNITSPTFSDKNSTNIIVTKGDFTFIDPHKHKYKIANGTKVTVKEGHVKVGNIFGRKYQMQDPEGRVGYHLTKEQRTIIKAPNGHVIAENLINTVYIDADIVTVLNMEDDVVVRAREIHVYGNKITYDVVLELKKNGSIQFMENYSILSLSDDAIIKLENGKTFRLRELKIRKISDIPEEFLAGRKYGIKDTMIGNGFVITYNMLDNFEKRTKKPQIWNKLFRKYTRENEK from the coding sequence ATGCAAGAAAGTAATTACGATATATTGGGAATATCTGAGAATGCATCAAAAAAAGAAATTCAAGAGGCATTTCGGCGTCTTGCTCTTTTGCACCATGCTGATAGAGGAGGGAACGAAGAACAATTTAAGAAAATAAAACAATCTTATGAAGACATCAAACAGGGAAAAAAATACCCCGCAGCTGATTCTGAAAAAAAACAACAATCACGTGTATATTCTGGAGACGACGAAGAAGAAACTAGACGGCGAAATCACATACTAGCAGAAGAGATCTCTGAACAGATGAAGCTTGCACAAGAATGGACTGCAGCAATATCTAGAGCCAACTCAACTGGAAGACATCTTTTTGGATCGAAAGTTTTGGGAGAGATGGAATTTGAGATAAAAGCAAATGGTACTCTATCAATAAAAGGGAATATGATGGCTGGCAATTTTGAATATAATGGTTCTATTATAATGCAGGGAAATATCACAAGTCCAACTTTTAGTGATAAAAATTCTACAAATATCATAGTGACCAAAGGAGATTTTACATTCATTGATCCGCATAAACACAAATATAAAATTGCAAATGGTACCAAAGTAACTGTCAAAGAAGGACATGTCAAGGTGGGAAACATATTTGGACGAAAATATCAGATGCAGGATCCAGAAGGCAGAGTGGGATATCATCTAACAAAAGAACAACGTACCATAATAAAAGCTCCAAATGGACATGTAATAGCAGAAAATTTGATAAACACAGTATACATCGATGCTGATATTGTAACTGTTCTTAACATGGAAGATGATGTTGTAGTGCGAGCACGTGAAATTCATGTTTATGGAAACAAGATAACCTATGATGTAGTTTTAGAATTGAAAAAAAATGGTTCAATACAATTCATGGAAAATTATTCTATTTTGAGTCTAAGTGATGATGCGATCATAAAGCTTGAAAATGGCAAAACGTTTCGATTACGTGAGTTAAAGATAAGAAAGATTAGCGACATACCAGAAGAATTTCTTGCAGGACGTAAATATGGTATAAAGGATACCATGATTGGTAACGGTTTTGTTATCACGTATAACATGTTGGATAATTTTGAAAAACGAACAAAAAAACCTCAAATTTGGAATAAATTATTTAGAAAATATACTAGGGAAAATGAAAAATAA
- a CDS encoding mechanosensitive ion channel protein MscS: MVEDELVETVSTQVEGFETVGNLLASSTELQVAFIVLIVGIISIIVGYRAFSTWIRGQKFRYFRPHTSRFIRVAVLPLFAIALVTSTNAYVHTVDLFGSMTADDAERTFPMILDTLNILVIGYTISHIIPIILTKREMSILEKNDYDVWISAGGFIDDQKDLFHTIFRWIPPKNPPEEITEKEFAKYLSSDKGRKYLEAYHTSKGIKIGTYEEIVKHPYEAWKKQERAKYAAYYESCVSGNNEVGKKLKLGQNIEEVYPIDTWREMRRLYGYEIIVAGSKPSGNAKKRKKDIPKSATQMIPVGIFATICLWVVSWWGVDLWVLATATGGLAVGVGFALQETMQNWFAYIMIRKDNIISEGDRVSLESGYNGYVHKITSRVTYIRDGLNESFAIIPTRQLVSGQITSYSKEVLMVPAVVKVGVSYLNDPKQVSAVLTKVGKRAMLEIIDSNNRHMIRQRRCPYLDNNMPSCGCDKNIHVELEQPLIRFNEFNDSALDFTILLYVWNYGSQFKVKTDVRMIMYEEFKKYDIRIPWPIRTVYQGDEKREAEEIGRHEAKRNQLIDEFGIGSSGTGGTED, encoded by the coding sequence ATGGTAGAAGATGAGCTAGTAGAAACTGTCTCTACACAAGTCGAGGGATTTGAGACTGTGGGAAATCTTTTGGCAAGTTCTACAGAACTACAGGTGGCATTTATCGTTTTAATTGTAGGTATCATCTCAATCATTGTAGGATATAGGGCATTTTCTACATGGATCCGAGGTCAAAAATTCAGATATTTTCGTCCTCATACATCTAGATTCATTCGAGTTGCTGTGCTTCCATTATTTGCTATAGCATTGGTCACTTCAACTAATGCATATGTGCATACAGTAGATCTATTTGGTAGCATGACCGCCGATGATGCCGAAAGAACATTTCCCATGATTTTGGATACGCTTAACATACTTGTAATAGGATATACAATATCACACATAATTCCAATCATACTGACAAAACGAGAAATGTCTATTCTTGAAAAGAACGACTACGACGTATGGATATCTGCGGGTGGATTTATAGACGATCAGAAAGATCTCTTTCACACTATCTTTAGATGGATTCCTCCAAAAAATCCGCCTGAAGAGATTACCGAAAAAGAATTTGCAAAATATCTCTCTTCTGATAAAGGTAGAAAATATCTTGAGGCATACCACACCTCAAAAGGAATCAAGATAGGAACTTATGAAGAGATTGTAAAACATCCATACGAAGCATGGAAAAAACAAGAACGTGCAAAATATGCCGCATATTATGAATCGTGTGTTAGTGGAAACAACGAAGTAGGCAAAAAGCTAAAACTTGGTCAAAATATAGAGGAAGTTTATCCAATAGACACATGGCGTGAAATGAGAAGGTTGTATGGCTATGAGATTATTGTTGCTGGATCAAAACCTTCTGGAAATGCAAAAAAAAGAAAAAAAGATATACCAAAATCAGCCACGCAGATGATCCCTGTAGGAATATTTGCAACAATTTGTCTTTGGGTGGTAAGTTGGTGGGGTGTTGATCTTTGGGTGCTTGCCACAGCTACTGGAGGATTGGCAGTGGGTGTTGGATTTGCGCTTCAAGAGACCATGCAAAACTGGTTTGCATACATTATGATCCGTAAAGATAACATAATATCCGAAGGTGATAGAGTTTCATTGGAGAGTGGGTACAACGGGTATGTACACAAGATCACGTCTAGGGTTACGTACATACGCGACGGTTTGAACGAATCATTTGCCATAATACCTACTAGACAGCTTGTTAGTGGACAGATTACCAGCTATTCAAAAGAAGTGTTAATGGTGCCAGCGGTAGTAAAAGTAGGAGTCTCATATTTGAACGATCCAAAACAGGTCTCAGCGGTTCTCACAAAAGTTGGTAAACGTGCAATGTTGGAGATAATAGATTCAAATAATCGTCACATGATAAGACAGAGACGATGCCCTTATCTTGATAATAATATGCCTAGCTGTGGATGTGATAAAAATATACACGTAGAACTAGAGCAGCCACTTATTCGGTTCAACGAATTCAATGACTCGGCACTAGATTTTACAATTTTGTTGTATGTTTGGAATTATGGATCACAGTTCAAGGTAAAGACCGATGTGAGAATGATTATGTATGAAGAATTTAAAAAATATGACATACGCATTCCATGGCCTATTAGAACCGTATATCAGGGCGACGAAAAGAGAGAGGCTGAAGAGATTGGACGTCATGAAGCCAAACGCAATCAGCTGATCGATGAATTTGGTATCGGTTCATCTGGAACTGGTGGAACTGAAGACTAG
- a CDS encoding Ribose-phosphate pyrophosphokinase, producing MAKITVLAGSASVQIAKNLAVKLDASYVESLLRTFPDGESKLTADLRRVKGKIIVVQSMHPPVDTHLLHAVLLITKAKEITSEITAVIPYIGYARQDREFLDGEIVTIKAVAGMLRSAGAKRIITVDIHSKNALKKLGRGAINVSAIPILVARVKKMRLKNPLVVSPDMGGKNRAAEFAKILGTEYEALVKKRDRVTGKVHITTSEFDSILGRNVILVDDMISTGSSIVKAAKFLDSKGCGRILVVCTHALLVNGAEKKIKDAGVFGIISANTIPRSKSSVDVSEAIAQTVLNRSVRKVRNTRAL from the coding sequence GTGGCAAAAATTACGGTTCTAGCTGGAAGTGCATCCGTGCAAATTGCAAAAAATCTTGCAGTAAAGCTTGATGCATCATATGTTGAATCTTTACTTAGGACATTTCCAGATGGAGAGTCAAAGCTGACAGCAGATCTTAGACGTGTAAAAGGGAAAATAATTGTGGTCCAGTCTATGCATCCTCCAGTAGATACACATCTTTTACATGCAGTTTTATTAATTACAAAAGCCAAGGAGATCACATCGGAGATAACAGCCGTGATTCCATACATTGGATATGCAAGACAGGATAGAGAATTCCTAGATGGAGAGATTGTAACTATAAAGGCCGTGGCAGGTATGCTACGTAGCGCTGGAGCCAAGAGGATAATTACCGTGGACATACATAGTAAAAATGCACTCAAAAAACTTGGACGCGGGGCCATCAATGTATCTGCAATACCAATCTTGGTAGCACGTGTAAAAAAAATGCGCCTCAAAAATCCACTTGTAGTATCTCCAGATATGGGTGGTAAAAATAGGGCAGCAGAATTTGCTAAAATTTTAGGCACCGAATATGAAGCACTTGTTAAAAAAAGAGATCGCGTTACTGGTAAAGTCCACATAACAACATCTGAATTTGACTCTATATTAGGTCGTAATGTAATACTAGTAGACGATATGATCAGTACAGGTTCTAGTATAGTAAAAGCGGCTAAATTTTTAGATAGTAAAGGATGCGGACGTATATTGGTAGTATGTACTCACGCTTTGCTAGTTAATGGAGCAGAGAAAAAGATCAAAGATGCTGGAGTATTTGGGATAATAAGTGCAAATACAATACCACGCTCTAAATCCTCAGTTGATGTATCTGAGGCAATAGCACAAACTGTGTTGAACAGATCTGTACGAAAGGTTAGAAACACACGTGCATTATGA
- a CDS encoding lysine 2,3-aminomutase, which translates to MSRLENELNDWKCPQIMQYTVENFHKLDQMANFTDNDLFNMEVVSKVLPFKTNNYVIEHLIDWDNVPNDPMFVLTFPQKNMLIPRHFDTIASLIKSSAKKQELDDAINKIRMELNPHPAGQMELNVPTLKDGTKLYGMQHKYKETCLFFPSQSQTCHAYCSFCFRWPQFVAMDDMKFATKETDSMIQYLLENPKITDVLFTGGDPMIMKASMFRVYIDKLLDANLPNLRTIRIGTKMLSYWPYKVLTDKDADMTLDTFESITKRGVHLSVMAHFNHYVEMQTPATRKAIEKIRATGAQIRTQSPLLAHINDDAQVWKKMWTDQVNLGCVPYYMFIVRNTGAQHYFGIPLVKSYEIFKNAYSQVSGLARTVRGPSMSATLGKVQIDGIMEIRGEKVMSMKFLQARNPDWSCKTFLAKYDENALWFDDLKPAFDQNKFFFENDSVQSGMRNIVKK; encoded by the coding sequence TTGTCACGTCTTGAAAATGAATTGAATGATTGGAAATGTCCACAGATCATGCAGTATACTGTGGAAAATTTTCATAAACTCGATCAAATGGCAAATTTTACTGACAATGATCTCTTCAACATGGAGGTTGTATCCAAAGTTCTACCTTTCAAGACGAATAATTATGTAATAGAACATCTCATAGACTGGGATAATGTTCCAAATGATCCCATGTTTGTTCTGACGTTTCCACAAAAGAATATGTTGATACCAAGACATTTTGATACAATTGCCTCTCTTATAAAGAGCAGTGCAAAAAAGCAAGAGCTAGATGATGCGATAAATAAAATAAGGATGGAATTAAATCCACATCCTGCAGGACAGATGGAATTAAATGTTCCAACCTTGAAAGATGGAACAAAACTATATGGAATGCAACACAAGTATAAAGAAACTTGCCTCTTCTTCCCAAGCCAAAGTCAAACATGTCATGCATATTGCAGTTTTTGTTTCCGATGGCCACAGTTTGTTGCTATGGATGACATGAAATTTGCTACCAAAGAGACTGATAGTATGATCCAGTACCTGTTGGAGAATCCAAAGATAACAGATGTACTGTTTACTGGAGGAGATCCTATGATCATGAAGGCTAGTATGTTCCGTGTTTATATTGATAAACTACTAGATGCAAATCTACCAAACCTTCGGACAATAAGAATTGGCACAAAGATGCTCTCATATTGGCCGTACAAAGTTCTGACAGACAAAGACGCAGACATGACTTTGGATACGTTCGAATCCATCACAAAGAGAGGAGTTCATCTCTCAGTTATGGCACACTTTAACCATTATGTAGAGATGCAGACGCCGGCTACACGCAAAGCTATAGAAAAAATACGTGCCACAGGAGCACAGATAAGAACGCAATCACCGTTACTTGCTCACATAAATGATGATGCACAAGTGTGGAAAAAAATGTGGACAGATCAGGTAAATCTTGGATGCGTGCCATACTATATGTTCATTGTAAGAAACACAGGAGCGCAACACTATTTTGGAATTCCATTGGTAAAGTCGTACGAAATATTCAAAAATGCATACTCGCAAGTAAGTGGACTAGCAAGAACTGTCAGAGGCCCTAGTATGTCTGCAACTCTTGGCAAAGTACAGATAGATGGAATAATGGAGATTCGAGGCGAAAAAGTCATGTCTATGAAATTTTTACAGGCACGTAATCCAGATTGGTCATGTAAGACGTTTCTTGCCAAATACGACGAGAATGCCTTGTGGTTTGACGATCTAAAACCTGCATTTGATCAAAACAAGTTCTTTTTTGAAAATGATTCTGTACAGTCAGGTATGCGTAATATTGTGAAAAAATAA
- a CDS encoding diphthamide biosynthesis protein — protein sequence MCKLRMIVIDEESIFKEIKEREPVSVAINGPDGILLAVQSTATKISEKFGIPVYVLADTTWGSCDLNSNGAQILGADVLFNIGHTIGIPIWDKRVVMIDAFDDISFDRVAKKSAKMFHAKTVSLVTDSQHLHQVDLVRKILEEGGAHIIVGKGKGQLNDGQVFGCEFYPAKEAAQNADVNVFLGQSDFHAAGLALSTGLATYILDPYFNEVREVTEMAQKIQKKATLAIYAAAEMQTFGVIVGLKEGQLSKTTALKFKKELEECGKSVQLFAMTDINNERLHNLRGIDAFVQVACPRIATDNEFDMPVLSTPQALALIRVLRGEQLGDYLQIPHWL from the coding sequence ATGTGTAAATTACGCATGATAGTCATTGACGAGGAGTCCATCTTTAAGGAAATAAAAGAGAGAGAACCAGTATCGGTTGCAATCAACGGTCCGGACGGCATATTACTTGCCGTACAGAGTACTGCTACCAAGATCAGCGAGAAATTTGGAATTCCCGTGTATGTTCTAGCCGATACAACGTGGGGCTCGTGTGATCTTAATTCCAACGGGGCACAGATTCTAGGAGCAGATGTTTTATTCAACATTGGACACACGATAGGCATTCCGATATGGGATAAACGAGTTGTAATGATAGATGCTTTTGACGATATTTCATTTGACAGAGTAGCAAAAAAATCTGCAAAGATGTTTCATGCAAAGACCGTATCGCTAGTTACTGACAGCCAACATCTGCATCAAGTAGATCTAGTACGAAAGATACTTGAAGAAGGTGGGGCGCACATTATAGTTGGTAAAGGAAAAGGACAGCTAAATGATGGACAAGTTTTTGGATGTGAATTTTATCCAGCAAAGGAGGCAGCTCAAAATGCAGACGTCAATGTGTTTTTAGGTCAGAGTGACTTTCACGCAGCTGGTCTTGCTCTCTCAACTGGACTTGCCACATACATTCTTGATCCATACTTTAACGAAGTACGCGAAGTTACTGAAATGGCACAAAAGATACAGAAAAAAGCTACACTCGCCATATATGCAGCAGCCGAGATGCAGACATTTGGTGTGATTGTGGGTCTCAAAGAAGGTCAGTTATCAAAGACCACTGCTCTCAAATTTAAAAAAGAGCTCGAAGAGTGTGGCAAATCTGTACAACTGTTTGCAATGACTGACATTAACAATGAACGATTACATAACTTACGTGGAATAGACGCTTTTGTACAAGTGGCATGTCCACGTATAGCCACGGACAATGAATTTGATATGCCCGTGCTCTCTACACCACAAGCTCTAGCTCTGATACGAGTTTTGCGTGGAGAGCAATTAGGAGACTATCTACAGATCCCACACTGGTTGTAA